A window of Dorea formicigenerans contains these coding sequences:
- a CDS encoding DMT family transporter, translated as MAVGFIFVALSATCLGVMPSFQKQVLLDGLPMNSLMFYVNWIITLVCLVMALVKKRSFRALKIQIVQSLLMGVFGLLITALLLNNSYLYLPVGTAIMLNFLYPSIVCIVMGIVFKEGFSKYQIAAIVVSVIGMGFLTGAGGNMPMIGIVLAVASAFVYGGYLIANEKGPANELPIEVKLFYVSLPGTILYCFIAPMTGTLVAPPKSIDVAFIIAVGLFNAGGYFFMMYGISKLGAAIASFVSMLEPIVSVIFSTLWFHDPVTIGIVVGGGLVMASILLIAIDGAKKGNSA; from the coding sequence ATGGCAGTAGGATTTATATTTGTGGCACTTTCAGCTACATGTCTTGGTGTGATGCCCTCATTTCAGAAGCAGGTGTTACTGGATGGTTTGCCGATGAACAGTCTGATGTTCTATGTGAACTGGATTATCACACTGGTGTGTCTGGTTATGGCATTGGTAAAGAAAAGGAGTTTTAGAGCTTTGAAGATACAGATTGTCCAGTCACTTCTGATGGGTGTATTTGGACTTCTTATCACAGCATTATTATTGAATAACAGCTATCTGTATCTACCGGTTGGAACAGCGATTATGTTGAACTTTTTATACCCGTCTATTGTATGCATTGTGATGGGAATAGTATTTAAAGAAGGATTTAGCAAATACCAGATTGCGGCGATTGTTGTATCTGTGATCGGAATGGGCTTTTTAACAGGAGCAGGTGGAAATATGCCGATGATCGGAATTGTTCTTGCTGTTGCATCCGCATTCGTATATGGTGGATATCTGATTGCGAATGAAAAAGGACCGGCAAATGAATTACCGATTGAAGTGAAGCTTTTTTATGTATCACTTCCGGGAACAATTTTGTACTGTTTTATTGCTCCGATGACAGGCACTTTAGTTGCACCGCCAAAGAGCATAGATGTTGCATTTATCATTGCAGTAGGCTTATTTAATGCAGGCGGATATTTCTTTATGATGTATGGAATCAGTAAACTCGGAGCAGCAATCGCATCTTTTGTCTCCATGCTGGAGCCAATTGTCAGTGTGATTTTCAGTACACTCTGGTTCCATGATCCGGTCACGATTGGGATAGTAGTCGGAGGTGGACTTGTCATGGCAAGTATCTTGCTGATTGCCATAGACGGGGCGAAGAAGGGAAATAGTGCATAG
- a CDS encoding DNA topoisomerase has protein sequence MGKSLYIAEKPSVAQEFAKALKLNTRRQDGYLESEDSIVTWCVGHLVTMSYPEEYDPALKKWSLQTLPFIPTRFKYEVIPSVAKQYKIVAGLLNRPDVETIYVCTDSGREGEYIYRLVEQQAQVHGKNRRRVWIDSQTEEEILRGIREAKDLSEYDNLASAAYLRAKEDYLMGINFSRLLTLKYGNSISNYLGTDYSVVSVGRVMTCVLGMVVRREREIREFIETPFYRILATIGEQGQTFEGEWRAVKGSKWFESFDLYKENGFKEREKAQQVIDYLTQEQPVTGQIASIEKKKEKKNPPLLFNLAELQNECSKRFKISPDETLKIAQELYEKKLTTYPRTDARVLSTAVAKEIHKNLNGLMKYESAVLFLQEIVGFGSHKGLAKTRYVNDKQITDHYAIIPTGQGMSALSGLSWTSRAVYDVIVRRFLSIFYPAAVYQKVAITTKVKEESFFASFKVLAEPGYLKVVGVPGEKKGESGSAAGAEDRNVSGSVTSAETGDGSGDNNSGDNGDGNEDMASSQAFFEKIQSLKKGMTLPIQGMEIKEGKTSPPKRYNSGSLILAMENAGQLIEDEELRAQIKGSGIGTSATRGEILKKLFNNKYLALNKKTQIVTPTMLGEMIYDVVDHSVRSLLNPELTASWEKGLTYVADGDITSDEYMMKLDRFVSSRTEGVKGLNNQYQLRACYDRVAPFYKNEKQTMKYTKSRRAKSGTKTSAKSGSKSSGRKSTKTANASK, from the coding sequence ATGGGGAAATCACTATATATAGCTGAGAAACCCAGTGTTGCACAGGAGTTTGCGAAGGCATTGAAGCTGAACACCAGAAGGCAGGACGGGTATCTGGAATCAGAGGATTCCATTGTGACCTGGTGTGTAGGACATCTGGTGACTATGAGTTATCCGGAGGAGTATGATCCTGCCTTGAAAAAATGGAGTCTTCAGACGCTGCCGTTTATACCGACAAGATTCAAATATGAAGTTATACCGTCGGTAGCGAAACAGTATAAGATTGTAGCAGGGCTTTTGAACCGACCGGATGTAGAGACTATCTATGTCTGTACCGATTCAGGACGCGAGGGAGAATATATTTACCGTCTGGTAGAACAACAGGCGCAGGTACATGGAAAAAATAGACGAAGAGTGTGGATCGATTCCCAGACAGAGGAGGAAATACTGCGAGGAATCCGCGAGGCAAAGGATTTAAGTGAGTATGACAATCTGGCAAGTGCTGCTTATCTGCGAGCCAAGGAAGATTATCTCATGGGAATCAATTTTTCAAGATTATTGACATTAAAATATGGAAATAGCATTTCTAATTATCTTGGAACGGATTATTCAGTTGTTTCTGTAGGGCGTGTAATGACTTGTGTTCTTGGAATGGTTGTAAGAAGAGAACGCGAGATCCGTGAGTTCATCGAGACACCGTTTTATCGTATTCTTGCGACAATTGGAGAACAGGGTCAGACATTTGAAGGAGAATGGCGCGCAGTAAAGGGTTCCAAGTGGTTCGAGTCATTTGATCTATATAAGGAAAATGGATTTAAAGAGCGCGAAAAGGCGCAGCAGGTCATAGATTATCTGACGCAGGAACAACCGGTAACAGGTCAGATTGCGTCCATTGAAAAGAAAAAGGAAAAGAAAAATCCACCGTTGTTATTTAACTTGGCGGAGCTGCAGAATGAATGTTCGAAACGCTTTAAAATCAGTCCGGATGAGACACTGAAAATTGCGCAGGAACTTTATGAAAAGAAATTGACGACCTATCCGAGAACCGATGCGCGTGTGCTTTCCACGGCTGTGGCAAAAGAGATACATAAGAATCTCAATGGACTTATGAAATATGAGTCGGCAGTTTTGTTTTTACAGGAGATTGTAGGATTCGGAAGTCATAAAGGTCTGGCGAAGACAAGATATGTCAATGACAAACAGATTACCGATCACTATGCCATTATTCCAACCGGACAAGGCATGAGTGCGCTAAGTGGACTTTCCTGGACGTCACGGGCGGTCTATGATGTAATCGTAAGACGATTTTTAAGTATATTTTATCCGGCGGCGGTTTATCAGAAGGTTGCCATTACAACAAAGGTAAAAGAAGAGTCTTTCTTTGCAAGCTTTAAAGTACTGGCAGAGCCTGGCTACTTAAAAGTTGTGGGAGTTCCGGGAGAAAAGAAGGGAGAATCTGGCAGCGCTGCAGGAGCAGAAGACAGAAATGTAAGTGGAAGTGTGACTTCCGCAGAAACAGGTGATGGTTCCGGTGATAACAATTCGGGTGACAATGGTGACGGTAACGAAGATATGGCATCGTCCCAGGCATTTTTTGAAAAAATCCAAAGCCTGAAAAAAGGGATGACTCTCCCAATCCAGGGAATGGAGATTAAGGAAGGAAAGACATCTCCACCGAAACGCTATAATTCCGGTTCTCTGATTCTTGCTATGGAAAATGCAGGACAATTGATTGAAGATGAAGAGCTTCGCGCACAGATTAAAGGAAGTGGAATCGGAACCAGTGCGACCAGAGGTGAAATCCTAAAGAAGCTTTTTAACAATAAATATCTGGCACTCAATAAGAAGACACAGATTGTCACACCGACCATGCTTGGAGAAATGATCTATGATGTGGTTGACCATTCTGTACGGTCGCTTTTGAATCCGGAGCTGACAGCAAGCTGGGAGAAGGGGCTGACCTATGTGGCTGACGGAGATATCACCTCTGACGAGTATATGATGAAACTGGACCGCTTTGTGTCCAGCCGCACGGAAGGCGTCAAAGGACTGAATAATCAATATCAGCTCCGCGCCTGTTATGACCGGGTTGCACCGTTCTATAAGAATGAGAAGCAGACGATGAAGTACACAAAATCCAGGCGTGCAAAGAGTGGAACAAAGACCAGTGCAAAATCGGGCAGTAAGTCTAGTGGAAGAAAGAGTACAAAGACAGCAAATGCCAGCAAATAG
- a CDS encoding 4Fe-4S dicluster domain-containing protein, translating to MKKFLFFDSEKCSACGACALACMDQNDIDIPAGEQPFRNTFTLEEKTGALHFYSVSCMHCEDAPCVMGCPCGCLYKDKETGFTLYDNTNCISCHSCAMACPYGVPTFRENGKMEKCDACIERQKAGMKPACVKVCPTGALVLLTEEEFRERQRIEQEKKAKLMMKKQFER from the coding sequence ATGAAGAAATTTTTATTTTTTGATTCTGAAAAATGTTCTGCCTGCGGAGCCTGTGCGCTTGCATGCATGGATCAGAACGATATTGATATTCCGGCAGGAGAACAGCCATTCCGGAATACATTTACACTAGAAGAAAAGACAGGTGCATTACATTTTTATTCGGTAAGCTGTATGCACTGTGAGGATGCTCCTTGTGTTATGGGCTGCCCTTGCGGCTGCCTCTATAAAGATAAGGAGACAGGATTTACACTGTATGATAATACGAATTGCATCAGTTGTCATTCTTGCGCTATGGCATGCCCGTATGGAGTGCCGACATTCCGGGAAAATGGCAAGATGGAAAAATGTGATGCATGCATTGAAAGACAAAAAGCCGGAATGAAACCGGCATGCGTCAAAGTCTGCCCAACAGGGGCGCTTGTACTTCTGACAGAAGAAGAATTTAGGGAAAGACAGAGAATAGAGCAGGAAAAGAAAGCAAAACTGATGATGAAAAAGCAGTTCGAAAGATAA
- a CDS encoding sodium:solute symporter family protein encodes MSKEVLCIILLVVFFAIMIYVGFYSRKHAADVNGFVLGGRGVGPWLTAFAFGTSYFSAVIFVGYAGQFGWNFGLASTWAGLGNAFIGSLLAWNVLGRRTRIMTQHVDAKTMPDFFGKRFDSVPLKVTASVIVFIFLIPYTASLYNGLSSLFGLVFDIPYWLVILIMAVLTGFYVIFGGYMATAINDFIQGIIMLFGICAVIGAVLADNGGFQEATKALASVTGDAGWQGAYTAFLGPDPLALLFVVILTSLGTWGLPQMVGKFYAIKSEKDIHKGTVISTVFAIIVAGGCYFLGGFGRLYADKVTINPATGKPLFDTIVPTMLSTLPALVIAVVIVLVLSASMSTLSSLVLTSSSTFTLDVIKPASKKEMSEKKQVFVMRVFIVFFIFISAVIAIFKDAHPEVTFIAQMMGVSWGALAGSFLAPFLYGLYWKGVTKASAFVCFIWGCAVAVIQLVITLGGVDVSGWEPVLGYIFKSSINSGVIAMVGGLILVPVVSLFTKKQAKKVIDDLFACYEEKVMTTRKEALEDE; translated from the coding sequence ATGTCAAAGGAAGTATTATGTATTATCTTGCTTGTCGTGTTCTTTGCGATTATGATCTATGTCGGATTTTATTCCAGAAAGCATGCGGCAGATGTGAATGGTTTTGTTCTTGGAGGGCGTGGCGTTGGTCCGTGGCTGACGGCTTTTGCATTTGGAACGTCATATTTTTCAGCTGTTATTTTTGTAGGCTATGCGGGACAGTTTGGATGGAACTTTGGTCTTGCCAGTACATGGGCGGGGCTTGGAAATGCATTTATCGGGTCATTGCTTGCATGGAATGTGCTTGGAAGAAGAACACGTATTATGACACAGCATGTAGATGCTAAGACGATGCCGGATTTCTTTGGTAAGAGATTTGACAGTGTGCCGCTTAAGGTAACGGCATCGGTCATTGTATTCATTTTCCTGATTCCGTACACGGCGTCCTTATACAATGGACTTTCCAGTCTCTTTGGACTTGTGTTTGATATTCCGTACTGGCTTGTTATTTTAATTATGGCGGTACTGACTGGATTCTATGTTATTTTCGGTGGATACATGGCAACGGCGATCAATGATTTTATTCAGGGAATCATTATGCTGTTTGGAATCTGCGCAGTAATCGGAGCAGTACTTGCCGACAATGGAGGATTTCAGGAGGCAACAAAGGCGTTGGCTTCTGTGACAGGCGACGCGGGCTGGCAGGGAGCATACACCGCATTTCTTGGACCGGATCCGCTGGCACTTTTATTTGTGGTAATTCTGACTTCCCTTGGAACATGGGGGCTGCCACAGATGGTCGGTAAATTTTATGCCATTAAGAGCGAGAAAGATATACATAAAGGAACGGTTATATCCACAGTGTTTGCCATTATTGTTGCCGGAGGCTGTTATTTCCTTGGAGGATTCGGAAGACTGTATGCAGATAAAGTAACCATCAATCCAGCCACCGGAAAACCGCTGTTTGACACCATTGTGCCGACCATGTTATCTACACTTCCGGCACTTGTCATAGCGGTGGTCATTGTGCTTGTATTATCCGCATCTATGTCCACTCTTTCATCACTGGTGCTGACATCAAGTTCTACATTTACACTGGATGTGATCAAGCCTGCATCTAAGAAAGAAATGTCTGAGAAAAAGCAGGTGTTTGTTATGAGAGTGTTTATTGTATTTTTTATTTTTATATCGGCAGTGATTGCAATCTTTAAAGATGCACATCCGGAAGTAACATTTATCGCACAGATGATGGGAGTTTCCTGGGGTGCTCTTGCAGGATCATTTTTGGCACCGTTCTTATATGGATTATACTGGAAAGGCGTGACAAAAGCTTCTGCATTTGTTTGTTTTATATGGGGGTGTGCGGTAGCAGTAATCCAGCTTGTCATTACACTTGGAGGAGTTGATGTGAGCGGCTGGGAACCGGTACTTGGATACATTTTCAAATCTTCAATCAATTCCGGTGTGATCGCTATGGTCGGTGGACTTATTCTTGTTCCGGTTGTAAGTCTCTTTACAAAGAAACAGGCGAAGAAAGTAATCGATGATCTGTTTGCATGTTATGAAGAGAAAGTTATGACGACAAGAAAAGAAGCTCTTGAGGATGAGTAA
- a CDS encoding ATP-binding protein codes for MKKEVCYTKTNKKRRVTGETGMKYADPYTPGAGFMPGHIAGRKETLERAEKYLNTIVLGYPQQSVIYYGLRGVGKTVLLNAIECKTDDMPILMGHIEIAEKRNFTQQITNYSKKFIHKMSFKETAKDFVSRVQDLLKAFTVTYNPEDQSFKVGMEEREYIVTGDLSEDLTDLFVAMGKMADKTGYAICFFVDEIQYMKEEEIAALVNAIHRCNQLRLPLMIFGAGLPKILKTLGKVKSYSERLFRFEEIDALSGQDAKDAIVKPAEPLGGSYTEEALRWIISETQGYPYFIQELCSAIWEHLNPEQTVIGIDDVKGAVLKFYENLDRGFYRLRYDRCTPKEKMFIFAMAKCEKLPCSISNVAKIMETEVSSISPYRAQLINKSMIYATGYAEIDFTVPGFDQFLKRLNPELQLDEVEKVQKGDAGDE; via the coding sequence ATGAAAAAGGAAGTGTGCTATACTAAAACGAATAAGAAAAGAAGAGTAACAGGAGAGACAGGAATGAAATATGCAGATCCTTATACTCCGGGTGCAGGATTTATGCCAGGACATATTGCAGGACGAAAAGAGACACTGGAAAGAGCAGAAAAATATTTGAATACAATCGTATTAGGATATCCTCAGCAGTCCGTAATTTATTACGGATTACGTGGTGTAGGAAAGACGGTGTTGTTAAATGCAATAGAATGTAAAACGGATGATATGCCAATTTTAATGGGACATATTGAGATTGCAGAGAAAAGAAATTTTACACAGCAGATTACGAATTATTCTAAAAAATTCATTCATAAGATGAGTTTTAAAGAAACTGCGAAAGATTTTGTCAGCAGAGTGCAGGACTTATTAAAAGCATTTACAGTCACTTATAATCCGGAAGATCAGTCTTTCAAAGTTGGAATGGAAGAACGGGAGTATATTGTGACAGGAGATCTGTCGGAGGATCTGACAGATTTATTTGTTGCAATGGGAAAGATGGCTGATAAAACCGGGTACGCAATTTGTTTTTTTGTTGATGAGATTCAGTATATGAAAGAGGAGGAGATTGCGGCTCTTGTAAATGCTATCCACAGGTGTAATCAATTGCGCTTGCCTCTTATGATTTTTGGTGCCGGATTGCCTAAGATTTTGAAAACGCTTGGAAAAGTGAAATCATATTCGGAAAGACTTTTTCGTTTTGAGGAGATTGATGCATTATCAGGGCAGGATGCAAAGGATGCCATCGTAAAGCCGGCAGAGCCACTTGGCGGAAGTTATACAGAAGAAGCTTTAAGATGGATTATCAGTGAGACGCAAGGATATCCGTATTTTATACAGGAATTATGCAGTGCTATATGGGAGCATCTGAATCCGGAACAGACGGTGATAGGTATCGATGATGTAAAAGGGGCCGTTTTAAAATTTTATGAAAATCTCGACCGCGGATTTTACAGGCTTCGTTATGACCGATGTACACCAAAAGAAAAAATGTTTATTTTTGCAATGGCGAAATGTGAGAAATTACCATGTTCGATTTCGAATGTCGCTAAAATTATGGAAACAGAAGTCTCTTCAATATCGCCTTACCGGGCACAACTCATTAATAAAAGTATGATCTATGCAACGGGATATGCGGAGATTGATTTCACAGTGCCGGGGTTCGACCAGTTTTTAAAACGTTTGAATCCGGAACTTCAATTAGATGAGGTAGAGAAAGTTCAGAAAGGGGATGCAGGTGATGAGTAA
- the ppk1 gene encoding polyphosphate kinase 1, producing MSKELLNYTQNRELSWLKFNHRVLEEAQDESVPLLERMKFVAIFTSNLDEFFMIRVGSLYDMVHTDAKAKDSRSGMTAQEQIHAILTEVAPLYKERDKTYAEIKKELHPYGVCGLDYKELEPQEKKYVKHYFKTQILPILSPQIVDANHPFPHLLNKELYVTASLKMDNKSMMGIVPVPQFVSDILCLPGHDIRYIRMEKVILEHLNLVFPKYEVSEANYICVTRNADVSPDDEALEVTDDFRYLMQQTIHKRRRMAVVRLETANKLSEETQKYFCEKFEIEPNQIFRTKMPMKLDYIFGISGNLPEAMKRSLTYTPFSPQNSGHVAAGNVMRQIKKKDILLFFPYESMDPFLRLIKEASVNPDVMTIKITIYRLAKKARLVEYLCAAAENGKEVTVLIELRARFDEQNNIDWSERLEEAGCRVIYGFDGYKVHSKICLITYRSRGEIQYITQIGTGNYNEKTAAMYTDLSLMTANSAIGKDAAEFFKNMSIGNLAGQYDYLIVSPTSLKQKILYLMDEEIKKGSNGRIIMKMNSVTDVDFIQKVSEASRSGVKVDLIVRGICCILPGVTGYTDNVRVMSVVGRYLEHPRIFSFGSGNDQKIYIGSADMMTRNTEKRVEVAAPILDQDICRQINHYLKVMLSDNVKARVLGSDGKYRRKEQKEPYIDSQNVFMQEALQAKPPQEVPEKIGLLKRIGRIFSR from the coding sequence ATGAGTAAGGAGCTTTTAAATTATACACAGAACCGGGAACTTTCCTGGTTGAAATTCAATCACAGAGTATTGGAAGAAGCGCAGGATGAGTCAGTACCGCTATTGGAGCGGATGAAATTCGTGGCGATTTTTACCAGCAATCTGGATGAATTCTTTATGATTCGTGTTGGAAGTCTTTATGATATGGTGCACACAGATGCCAAGGCAAAAGACAGCCGGTCCGGCATGACAGCGCAGGAGCAGATCCATGCAATCCTGACAGAAGTTGCACCTTTATATAAAGAGCGCGATAAGACTTATGCTGAGATAAAAAAAGAATTACATCCATATGGTGTGTGTGGGCTTGATTATAAAGAGTTGGAGCCTCAGGAAAAGAAATATGTAAAGCATTATTTTAAAACTCAGATATTACCAATTCTTTCACCTCAGATCGTGGATGCGAATCATCCATTTCCGCATCTTTTGAATAAAGAATTGTATGTAACGGCAAGTTTGAAGATGGATAACAAAAGTATGATGGGAATTGTTCCGGTGCCACAGTTCGTGTCGGACATTTTGTGCCTTCCGGGACATGATATCCGATACATTCGTATGGAAAAGGTCATCCTGGAGCATCTGAACCTGGTATTTCCGAAGTACGAAGTGTCGGAAGCGAATTATATCTGTGTAACGAGAAATGCTGATGTGTCTCCGGATGACGAGGCTTTGGAAGTGACGGATGACTTCCGGTATCTTATGCAGCAGACTATTCACAAACGCCGCCGTATGGCGGTAGTCAGACTGGAGACTGCAAATAAACTGTCTGAAGAGACACAGAAATATTTCTGTGAGAAGTTTGAGATTGAGCCGAATCAGATTTTTCGAACAAAGATGCCGATGAAATTAGATTATATTTTTGGTATCAGTGGGAATTTACCGGAAGCTATGAAACGCTCTCTGACTTATACGCCATTTTCGCCACAGAACAGTGGACATGTGGCAGCAGGTAATGTGATGCGCCAGATAAAGAAAAAAGATATCCTGTTATTCTTTCCGTATGAGAGTATGGATCCGTTTTTGCGCCTTATAAAAGAAGCGTCGGTGAATCCGGATGTTATGACGATCAAGATTACGATTTATCGTCTGGCAAAGAAAGCAAGGCTGGTAGAATATCTGTGTGCGGCAGCAGAAAACGGAAAAGAAGTAACGGTTCTGATCGAACTGCGTGCAAGATTTGATGAGCAGAATAATATTGACTGGTCTGAGCGCCTGGAAGAAGCAGGGTGCCGTGTGATCTATGGATTTGACGGTTATAAGGTGCATTCAAAGATTTGTCTTATTACTTATAGAAGCCGCGGAGAAATCCAGTATATTACACAGATTGGAACTGGTAATTACAATGAAAAGACAGCGGCAATGTATACAGATTTGTCGCTCATGACAGCAAATTCGGCAATAGGGAAAGATGCGGCAGAATTCTTTAAAAATATGTCAATTGGTAATCTGGCAGGACAATATGATTATTTGATCGTATCACCGACCAGCCTGAAGCAGAAGATTCTTTATCTGATGGATGAGGAAATCAAAAAAGGTTCTAATGGGCGGATCATTATGAAAATGAATTCTGTTACGGATGTAGATTTTATACAGAAAGTATCAGAAGCATCACGTTCAGGAGTGAAAGTGGATCTGATCGTGCGGGGAATCTGTTGTATTTTGCCGGGTGTAACTGGCTATACGGACAATGTCCGTGTGATGAGTGTTGTCGGAAGATATCTGGAGCATCCGCGTATTTTCAGTTTTGGAAGTGGAAATGATCAGAAGATTTATATTGGATCAGCAGACATGATGACACGTAATACTGAGAAGCGTGTAGAAGTAGCTGCCCCGATACTGGATCAGGATATCTGCAGGCAGATCAATCACTATTTGAAAGTGATGTTAAGTGATAATGTAAAAGCAAGAGTTCTTGGAAGTGACGGAAAATACAGGCGTAAAGAGCAGAAAGAACCGTATATTGATTCACAGAATGTCTTTATGCAAGAGGCATTGCAGGCAAAACCGCCACAGGAAGTACCGGAGAAAATTGGTTTATTGAAGAGAATCGGACGGATATTCAGCAGGTAA
- a CDS encoding UDP-N-acetylglucosamine pyrophosphorylase has product MFEEMTVAKMYNLNETIAKDIFEGVTYPWEVLPKISDFIVKLGETLPADEYDKVGENVWIAKSAKVFESAYIHGPAIIGKDAEVRHCAFIRGNAIVGEGAVVGNSTELKNVILFNKVQVPHYNYVGDSVLGYKAHMGAGSITSNVKSDKKLVVVKSPEGQIETGIKKFGAMLGDEVEVGCGTVLNPGSVVGSHSNIYPLSSVRGFVPANSIYKKQGEVVEKY; this is encoded by the coding sequence ATGTTCGAAGAAATGACAGTAGCAAAGATGTATAATCTTAATGAGACAATTGCAAAGGATATCTTTGAAGGAGTGACTTACCCATGGGAAGTACTTCCGAAGATCAGTGATTTCATTGTAAAACTGGGAGAGACACTTCCGGCAGACGAGTATGATAAAGTAGGAGAAAATGTGTGGATTGCAAAATCTGCAAAAGTATTTGAATCAGCATATATCCACGGACCGGCAATCATCGGAAAAGATGCAGAGGTTCGCCACTGCGCATTTATCCGTGGCAATGCAATTGTAGGAGAGGGAGCCGTAGTCGGAAACTCTACAGAACTTAAGAATGTTATACTGTTCAATAAAGTACAGGTTCCACATTACAACTATGTTGGAGATTCCGTACTTGGATACAAAGCACATATGGGAGCAGGATCTATCACTTCCAATGTAAAATCAGACAAGAAACTGGTCGTAGTAAAATCGCCAGAAGGACAGATTGAGACCGGAATCAAGAAATTCGGAGCCATGCTCGGTGATGAAGTAGAAGTTGGCTGCGGAACAGTATTGAATCCGGGAAGTGTAGTCGGAAGCCACAGCAATATCTACCCGCTGTCCAGTGTCAGAGGATTCGTACCTGCAAACAGTATCTACAAAAAGCAGGGTGAAGTAGTAGAGAAATATTAA
- a CDS encoding RidA family protein, which translates to MSKRNVNSEKAPAAIGPYSQAIEVEGTIYVSGQLPIDAATGEFASDEIKGQTKQSLENIAAILKEAGCTMENVVKTTVLLQDMNDFAAMNEVYAGYFSAPFPARAAFEVAKLPKGAKVEIEAVAKR; encoded by the coding sequence ATGAGTAAAAGAAACGTAAACAGTGAAAAAGCACCGGCAGCAATCGGACCATATTCACAGGCAATCGAAGTGGAAGGAACGATTTATGTGTCTGGTCAGCTCCCGATTGATGCAGCAACAGGAGAATTTGCATCAGATGAGATCAAAGGACAGACAAAGCAGTCTCTGGAAAATATTGCAGCAATCCTCAAAGAAGCAGGATGCACAATGGAGAATGTCGTAAAAACAACAGTTTTATTGCAGGATATGAATGATTTTGCAGCAATGAACGAAGTATACGCCGGATATTTCTCAGCACCATTCCCGGCAAGAGCAGCTTTCGAAGTAGCAAAACTTCCAAAAGGTGCAAAGGTTGAGATTGAAGCTGTTGCAAAACGCTAA